A genomic window from Elaeis guineensis isolate ETL-2024a chromosome 3, EG11, whole genome shotgun sequence includes:
- the LOC105041897 gene encoding homeobox-leucine zipper protein HOX27 produces MELGLSLGEAPAKAFFAAQKAGVKATGGLVLGFGMGLGVGLGGREEEEEEERGRVEEEEAREEEEREGEQERGSAEPPVQLNLLPLAPVPRRSTPQLGFPWAPETRNLEVSTRGFDVNQAPSAEVEEGAAVSSSPNSTISSFQMDFSAVMGRGGEKGVTAAGRSEGEVERTSSRASDEEENGLARKKLRLSKEQSAFLEESFKEHNTLNPKQKLALAKQLNLRPRQVEVWFQNRRARTKLKQTEVDCEYLKRCCETLTEENRRLQKELAELRALKTSHPFYMHLPATTLSMCPSCERVASTTTTVPPAAAANAASAASTAAATTAAVATPAADNRPSSFASLFSKPRFYSFQAPHSAPTHQPSAAS; encoded by the exons ATGGAGCTGGGCTTGAGCTTGGGAGAGGCGCCGGCGAAGGCATTCTTCGCGGCGCAGAAGGCTGGGGTGAAGGCCACGGGAGGGCTGGTGTTGGGGTTTGGCATGGGTTTGGGAGTTGGGCTTGGaggaagggaggaagaagaggaggaggagaggggaagagtggaggaggaggaagcgagggaggaggaggagagagagggggaacAGGAGAGGGGTTCTGCTGAGCCCCCGGTGCAGCTTAACCTCCTTCCTCTCGCTCCTGTTCCACGGCGCTCCACGCCCCAGCTCGGGTTCCCTTGGGCGCCGGAGACCA GAAATTTGGAGGTTTCGACGCGGGGGTTCGACGTCAACCAGGCGCCGTCGGCGGAGGTGGAGGAAGGGGCGGCGGTGTCGTCGTCGCCGAACAGCACCATCTCTTcattccagatggacttctccGCCGTCATGGGCCGCGGCGGCGAGAAGGGAGTTACGGCCGCCGGCCGGAGCGAAGGGGAGGTGGAGAGGACTTCCTCGAGGGCCAGCGACGAGGAGGAGAACGGGCTTGCAAGGAAGAAGCTCCGCCTCTCCAAGGAACAGTCCGCCTTCCTGGAAGAAAGCTTCAAGGAACATAACACTCTTAACCCG AAGCAAAAGCTTGCTCTGGCTAAACAACTAAATCTTCGACCCCGGCAAGTGGAAGTCTGGTTTCAGAACAGAAGAGCCAG GACGAAGCTGAAGCAAACGGAGGTGGACTGCGAGTACCTGAAGCGCTGCTGCGAGACGCTAACGGAGGAGAACCGCCGTCTCCAGAAGGAGCTGGCGGAGCTACGCGCGCTCAAGACTTCCCACCCCTTCTACATGCACCTCCCCGCCACCACGCTCTCTATGTGCCCCTCCTGCGAGCGCGTCGCCTCCACCACTACCACCGTCCCCCCCGCTGCCGCCGCTAACGCTGCTTCCGCCGCCTCCACCGCCGCCGCCACCACGGCCGCCGTCGCCACCCCCGCCGCTGACAACCGGCCGTCCTCGTTCGCCTCCCTATTCTCGAAACCCCGCTTCTACTCCTTCCAGGCGCCCCACTCGGCTCCCACCCACCAGCCATCGGCTGCCTCGTAA